One part of the Mycolicibacterium aromaticivorans JS19b1 = JCM 16368 genome encodes these proteins:
- a CDS encoding sensor domain-containing diguanylate cyclase, whose translation MRLALSTRSANQYYTLTALLAARGAQTYTSRVIAGSVFTLGLITLSTIGSSAAMQWPFGQSLLVVVSALCFGSTFIWLRHRWPTRTESALLVVVAAVSIAIGSIVPVVPLYGLLGASSFALIIGYAALFHGPRLLTTVLTIALGTLIYLAVQMAGADLPLTLAGVALILLLYVFAAFSCRLVVWLTGAEDGADAVEPLTGLLNRDAFYLQTATLLASRNRGDDRFLVIAVVNIDSFAAMVAVAGNRGGNRARVAAGQALRETVRRDAIVGHVSEAEFLVADCFTTPDSSPLIERIRGAIASSPAGMTASIGVVSTPLQPLVEHPPNEILDEIVALATTAMYEARRAGGNQARYVVSPNLSICDGDNDGYDTPLL comes from the coding sequence ATGCGTCTGGCGTTGTCCACCCGATCCGCGAATCAGTACTACACCTTGACCGCCCTGCTCGCGGCCCGCGGCGCGCAAACGTACACCTCTCGGGTCATCGCCGGCAGCGTCTTCACGCTGGGCCTGATCACGTTGTCGACCATCGGGAGCTCGGCGGCCATGCAGTGGCCGTTCGGCCAATCACTGCTGGTCGTGGTGTCAGCTCTGTGCTTCGGATCGACGTTCATCTGGCTGCGGCATCGCTGGCCGACCCGTACCGAGTCGGCGTTGCTGGTCGTCGTCGCCGCGGTGTCCATCGCCATCGGGTCGATCGTCCCGGTGGTTCCGCTGTACGGACTGCTGGGCGCCTCGTCGTTCGCACTGATCATCGGCTATGCGGCGCTCTTTCACGGCCCGCGGTTGCTGACGACGGTGCTCACCATCGCCCTGGGCACCCTGATCTACCTGGCCGTGCAGATGGCCGGCGCCGACCTTCCGCTGACGCTGGCCGGCGTCGCGTTGATTCTGCTGCTGTACGTGTTCGCGGCCTTCTCCTGCCGGCTGGTGGTGTGGCTGACCGGTGCCGAGGACGGCGCGGACGCCGTCGAACCGCTCACCGGACTGCTCAACCGCGATGCGTTCTATCTGCAGACGGCCACTCTGCTGGCCTCACGCAACCGCGGCGACGACCGCTTTCTCGTGATCGCCGTCGTCAACATCGACAGCTTCGCGGCGATGGTCGCTGTCGCAGGCAACCGCGGTGGCAACCGGGCACGGGTGGCCGCGGGCCAGGCGCTGCGTGAGACGGTGCGCCGCGACGCGATCGTCGGACATGTCAGCGAGGCGGAATTCCTTGTCGCCGACTGCTTCACGACACCCGATTCGTCACCGCTCATCGAGCGGATCCGCGGTGCTATCGCGTCGTCGCCGGCCGGGATGACAGCCAGCATCGGTGTGGTGAGTACTCCGCTGCAGCCGCTGGTCGAGCACCCGCCCAACGAAATCCTCGACGAGATCGTGGCGTTGGCCACGACCGCGATGTACGAGGCACGGCGGGCCGGCGGCAATCAGGCCCGCTACGTGGTGAGCCCGAACCTCAGCATCTGCGATGGCGACAACGACGGGTACGACACCCCGCTGCTGTGA
- the yaaA gene encoding peroxide stress protein YaaA, which produces MIVLLPPSETKLSGGDGPPLQLDGLSNPALGPLRRDLIDELVTLAADPEVCRAALGISPAQDAEINRNAALLTSPTLPSIVRYTGVLYDALDVESLRGAAKARARARLAVGSALFGVLRADDLIPAYRLSATSKLPGSATLAARWRPVLEPVLAEMAATELIVDLRSGSYAALGRLPGAVRVDVLAEHPDGRRTVVTHFNKAHKGHFARALATSRSEPGDAAAVAAVARRAGMHVERAGNELTVVVTA; this is translated from the coding sequence GTGATCGTTCTGCTTCCGCCGTCGGAGACCAAACTCAGTGGCGGGGACGGACCCCCGCTGCAGCTCGACGGTCTGAGCAATCCCGCGTTGGGGCCGCTGCGCCGGGACCTCATCGACGAGCTCGTCACGCTGGCCGCCGACCCCGAGGTGTGCCGGGCGGCGCTGGGCATCTCGCCCGCCCAAGACGCCGAGATCAACCGCAATGCCGCGCTGCTCACCTCCCCGACGCTGCCTTCCATCGTCCGCTACACCGGGGTGCTCTACGACGCCCTGGACGTGGAGTCGCTGCGCGGCGCCGCGAAGGCGCGGGCCCGCGCCCGGCTGGCAGTGGGCTCCGCCCTGTTCGGAGTGCTCCGCGCCGACGACCTGATTCCCGCCTACCGGCTGTCGGCCACCTCCAAGCTGCCCGGCAGCGCGACGCTCGCGGCGCGGTGGCGTCCGGTCCTCGAGCCGGTCCTGGCCGAGATGGCCGCCACCGAGTTGATCGTCGACCTGAGGTCCGGCTCGTACGCCGCGCTGGGCCGGCTACCCGGCGCGGTACGCGTCGACGTCCTCGCCGAACACCCGGATGGCCGCCGGACCGTCGTCACGCATTTCAACAAAGCGCATAAGGGCCACTTCGCCAGGGCGCTCGCGACGTCGCGATCCGAACCGGGTGACGCGGCCGCGGTCGCCGCCGTGGCACGCCGCGCCGGGATGCACGTCGAGCGGGCAGGCAACGAGCTGACCGTCGTCGTCACGGCGTGA
- the speB gene encoding agmatinase, with amino-acid sequence MAGQLDLPYAGLASFGHRPFLTEPEQLDSWRPDVAIVGAPFDIATTNRPGARFGPRAIRATAYEPGTYHMDLGLEIFDWLEVVDFGDAHCPHGMTEVSHANIRERVHTVASRGIVPVVLGGDHSITWPSATAVADVHGYGNVGIVHFDAHADTADIIDGNLASHGTPMRRLIESGAVPGTHFVQVGLRGYWPPQDTFEWMQEQGMTWHTMQEIWDHGFKEVMRRAVSEALDKAEKLYVSVDIDVLDPAHAPGTGTPEPGGITSADLLRMVRQLCYEHDVVGVDVVEVAPAYDHAELTVNAAHRVVFEALAGMAARRRDAANVRPGPPSPLA; translated from the coding sequence ATGGCCGGGCAACTGGATCTGCCCTACGCGGGCCTGGCCTCGTTCGGGCATCGCCCGTTTCTGACCGAGCCGGAGCAGTTGGACAGCTGGCGCCCGGATGTGGCGATCGTCGGCGCGCCGTTCGATATCGCCACGACCAATCGCCCGGGTGCCCGGTTCGGTCCGCGGGCCATCCGGGCCACCGCCTATGAACCCGGCACGTATCACATGGATCTCGGGCTGGAGATCTTCGACTGGCTCGAGGTCGTCGACTTCGGTGACGCGCATTGCCCGCACGGGATGACCGAGGTGTCGCACGCCAACATCCGCGAGCGGGTGCATACGGTCGCTTCGCGGGGCATAGTTCCGGTGGTCCTGGGCGGCGACCACTCGATCACCTGGCCGTCGGCCACCGCTGTCGCCGATGTGCACGGCTACGGGAACGTCGGGATCGTGCATTTCGATGCCCACGCCGACACCGCCGACATCATCGACGGCAATCTGGCCAGCCATGGCACCCCGATGCGGCGACTGATCGAGTCCGGGGCGGTTCCCGGAACGCATTTCGTTCAGGTCGGGTTGCGCGGATACTGGCCGCCGCAGGACACGTTCGAGTGGATGCAGGAACAGGGCATGACCTGGCACACCATGCAGGAGATCTGGGACCACGGCTTCAAGGAAGTGATGCGCCGCGCCGTCTCCGAGGCGCTCGATAAGGCCGAAAAGCTCTACGTGTCAGTCGATATCGACGTTCTGGATCCCGCGCACGCGCCTGGCACCGGGACACCTGAGCCGGGCGGGATCACCAGTGCTGATCTGCTGCGTATGGTGCGGCAACTCTGTTACGAACATGACGTCGTGGGCGTCGACGTGGTGGAGGTCGCTCCCGCCTACGACCACGCGGAACTGACGGTCAATGCCGCCCATCGGGTGGTGTTCGAAGCGCTGGCCGGAATGGCGGCCCGCCGCCGCGACGCGGCGAACGTCAGGCCAGGACCGCCGTCCCCGCTGGCCTAG
- a CDS encoding CHAT domain-containing protein, whose translation MTTTLVLRYADVGVATYASLRIVGRPERTVTWVVHEPIVLAALAELRGALPDPDGDESLADALDRALTRGPFATARGELTLAYILGALLIAEPAWQLISECLADPRPVLFVSPSARLARIPWAAVAVPLTGPSPEELVAARKEAVTFTGTTAASIPWQLADIDAVTEGVRLMEMADVVMAVPPNIVHAPRAPARWSERRCAPALLVLDPRVPGQRPDSALGSVLGRPSSEGALSRHFGDLLEHRAVLPEVTAPVELFRRSDADRRWLATLLQRAPSRMLFVGHASAADRAHGYADRAALHLACTAAAEGAAESVGDHRPLLASDLMAAQLPVPPRVALLACGSGGDYQFDEATGLVAAMVLCGSELVTATLWSLPTTAGYRRFTGRAEDPMAEVVMAVDDAHEADDAVLSVNRWQRAQMRRWRDGDATASPLYWAAVVTFAVGGAR comes from the coding sequence ATGACCACGACCCTGGTGCTGCGGTACGCCGACGTCGGAGTGGCGACCTATGCCAGCCTGCGCATCGTCGGCCGGCCGGAGCGCACCGTGACGTGGGTGGTGCACGAGCCGATCGTCCTTGCCGCGCTGGCCGAATTACGCGGGGCGCTGCCCGATCCTGACGGTGACGAGAGCCTGGCCGACGCGCTCGACCGGGCGCTGACCCGCGGCCCGTTCGCCACGGCGAGGGGGGAGTTGACCCTCGCCTACATCCTCGGTGCATTGTTGATTGCGGAGCCGGCGTGGCAGTTGATCAGCGAATGCCTCGCTGATCCGCGCCCGGTGCTGTTCGTCTCGCCGAGTGCGCGGTTGGCCCGCATTCCGTGGGCGGCAGTGGCGGTTCCGCTGACCGGGCCGAGTCCCGAGGAGTTGGTCGCCGCCCGCAAGGAGGCGGTCACCTTCACCGGGACCACCGCAGCGAGCATTCCGTGGCAGCTCGCCGACATCGACGCCGTCACCGAGGGTGTGCGGCTGATGGAGATGGCCGACGTGGTGATGGCGGTGCCGCCCAACATCGTGCACGCCCCCCGCGCACCGGCACGATGGAGTGAAAGACGATGTGCGCCAGCACTTCTCGTGCTCGATCCCCGCGTGCCGGGCCAGCGACCGGATTCTGCCCTGGGATCGGTGCTGGGCCGGCCGTCGAGCGAGGGCGCGCTGTCCCGCCATTTCGGCGATCTGCTCGAGCACCGCGCGGTGCTCCCCGAGGTCACTGCCCCGGTGGAGTTGTTCCGCCGAAGCGACGCCGACCGGCGGTGGCTGGCCACACTTCTGCAGCGGGCTCCGAGCCGGATGTTGTTCGTCGGTCACGCGAGTGCCGCCGATCGTGCGCACGGCTACGCCGACCGCGCGGCCCTGCACCTGGCCTGCACGGCCGCGGCGGAGGGTGCGGCCGAATCGGTCGGGGATCACCGCCCGCTGCTGGCCTCGGACCTGATGGCTGCCCAGTTGCCGGTGCCGCCCCGGGTGGCTCTGCTCGCATGCGGTTCCGGCGGTGACTATCAGTTCGACGAAGCGACCGGGCTGGTCGCCGCGATGGTCCTCTGCGGCAGCGAGCTGGTGACCGCCACGCTGTGGTCGCTGCCGACCACCGCGGGCTATCGCCGGTTCACCGGGCGCGCCGAGGATCCGATGGCCGAGGTGGTGATGGCCGTCGACGACGCCCACGAGGCCGACGACGCGGTGTTGAGCGTCAATCGCTGGCAGCGGGCCCAGATGCGCCGGTGGCGCGATGGTGATGCCACCGCAAGCCCGTTGTACTGGGCCGCGGTGGTCACCTTCGCGGTCGGGGGTGCCCGATGA
- a CDS encoding nuclear transport factor 2 family protein, producing MSEPTRAEIARAFAQHRFDDALPHLARDVVWTIVGYSVLEGADAVATTCRDTAGGLAATVATWDRCLTVEQDDTVVVEVLGRYRRQDGVTIVSSCHICRFAGAEITAITSYGVEVDPDSVGAPSDIRHATR from the coding sequence GTGAGCGAACCGACCCGTGCCGAGATCGCCCGCGCATTCGCCCAGCACCGATTCGACGACGCTCTTCCGCATCTGGCCCGCGACGTCGTGTGGACCATCGTCGGCTACTCGGTGTTGGAGGGGGCCGACGCCGTCGCCACCACGTGCCGTGACACCGCGGGCGGTCTCGCCGCGACCGTGGCCACCTGGGACCGGTGCCTCACGGTGGAACAGGACGACACCGTCGTCGTCGAGGTGCTCGGCCGATACCGGCGCCAGGACGGCGTCACGATCGTTTCCAGTTGCCACATCTGCCGATTCGCCGGCGCCGAGATCACAGCGATCACGTCCTACGGCGTGGAGGTCGACCCGGACTCGGTGGGCGCACCCAGCGACATCCGGCACGCCACCCGCTGA